ACCTAACATGACAGAGGTTACATTGTATttattgtcgttcagatgcgtattattgtaTCACTGAGGCTGCACCCTCGTAATACAGTTCCTACGCATATGTACTCTATACAATGATTTTATGTAATCACAAATCACTGATAGGgaaatatcatttcttaagtaaCATAGTATTTTCTGGCATGACAGAAAGTTATTTACCATATAATAATGATCCAAAGAACAGAAACAGAGAGGACAGATTAACTTGCCTTTTGTCAGAAACATAGTTTCAAATAGGTGAATAAGATTATTCTCGACTCATTGTTTTCAATGATAGAGATATGGACAATAATATTATACCTCATACAAATGCTCACTGCAATTCCCACATTGGCTACACTTAAACAACATATCATATTCCCtcagtgattttatatttttgcgCACAATCGCTACTTTGAATTTTTgcgtatatgatttttttttctccccCGTTACTTTCGCATGGAGTTAAAGACTGCTCCCATCAATGTTTACTAagcttttattgatatttatttctgtcAACCTCACAGATATGCAACCCTAATAGGATACCAAATTTGTACCGGACAAATATATTTTAGGGGCTGGTTGTTCAGCGTTTTGCCAGCAGAGAAACAAATGCTCAAACAACATGTTACGCTCAATACATGAATGAGACACAAGCCCCAAATACAGATCCTGAGAGGTATTCCGATGGAGAGGTAAGCaggcatttgaaaaaataaatctgaGACATGATCGCACTGTAAAATAAGCCAAAAGTTTTATGTTACAACAACCAGAAGGTCCCCTGACCCATGgagtatatatacataaaaaataatatacatgacAACTTCTGTtggaagatcctttgaaagcacagaatgcaaccaagcaaaataatagcagactcggtttgatcgagtctgttcatgcgaCGTAATGAAATTAGCAACACCcctaataaaacattaaataaatgatCATATTTGACTATTATAACATGAATGTAACTATTGTTATCTCTCGTCTTTTTGCTTAAGTATATCAATGGTGTGCATATTATTCATACTTTCTTAAGCCATTGTGCATATTAATTTCTATCAGTGAAAATCTATACCCCGATAATTCATGTTATCAAAGATATGTTAAagcttagccttacattttgagggGGAAAATCGACCAACACCAAGTCTTAGAAACAAGAAatttgaacagcatataaaacatgtacatactACTTTACAAAGCAAATGTCAGTACACTGATATATAGATATACATTGAAGTTCGGAAAAGGACTGCACAGAGAGGCCACACTTacggacagttcaacgcctttaataaaaactcaccattttgaaaGAACTGTTGCATATCTTCATTTTGAGGCATTTGCAATAATATCTCAGTGCTGAattttcacataactaggtggaactgTTTTTATTTCTCTACAGATGGCATACATTTGTAAAGGAGATAAATCTTTAAGAATATCtatcgtacgggacagtacgacaGAACATGTAATGATCAAGTAGAGTGTTGGTGAAAAGATGtttgtcgtttatcaaatatttctgtgttttgataatatactcctaaaccttaacaatGTATTTATGTTCCAGTCTAAATGTTTACGATTTTTATAATAATTCAATTTGTATATGTTTCAAATTTAGGCACGAATGAAATCTATGgacaatgttttatgaataacccGCAAAATGACCATGATTGAAACGAAAATGTATCGATTCCGACTTAATACAATATACCATTCATATACTATGAATAGATACAATATAACAATGCTACAGTTTTATACGAAAGCAAAGGAAATTTACAGTATTCTGTATGTTGGATATTTGACCCATATtggcaaacattttgaaaataatctaataaaatgtgataaatggAAAAATTACTTTATTCTATCTCGAAGCAATTAAGACTTCAAAACTTGAGTTTTTACATCATATTGTATCGTTAGTAGCCACGTGCAGCATCGAAAATGCGAGTTTTCTGAGAgctaatatttctaaatattgaaCAGTTATTAGATGGAAAATGCAGgtatttatcaaaacaaacattcttttgTAGATGGATCTTTACAAAAAAGACAGCGCTGAAGGAACGGAGAGCGTGAAATGGAGAATCACAAATAAAGAGGTACCAGACTACATGATTTCTGAAAATGTTGCAAGAATGTGCGAGGGAACAAAGATCTTCTGGATGGAAAGTAAGTCAATGTCAGTAATTTACAAGGGAAAATTTCCAAGCGATATGTTATGGACACTAGGTTATATGCATTCAGGTTTTTATTGTCACCCACTTATGTGTTTTGATTGAATTGCAGAATCAAACATATAATTCAATTAAGTTTATACAACGAAAATATTTTACTCCTAAGGATGGCATTCTGTTTTATTTCGTGATTTATTATGCTCGATCTTGATGACTCCTGAACTGATTTGCTTCTTGGTCTATTATGCACGGTCCTAATAACCTGGTATTAACAGTTTTACTTCTAGATCCTGGTAACCCCTTATCAACTATTTTACTTCTTGATCTTGATGACCTGTACAACTGTTTGACTTCTGATCATGTGTTTTATGTCTTGATTAAATATGAAACGATCATGAGTACTTGTTATCgattgttttatttcttgatCTATCATGCACAATTCTGAAGACGTCTTACTAACTGGCagatatatttaattgttttatttcttgctcCTGATGACCTGTTATTAACTGTTTTATATCTTGATCTATTACGCACGATCTGGGTGACCTCTTATCAACTGTTTTATGTCTTGATCGTGATGACCtcttatgaaatattaaattccTTCATTAGATTATGCAAGATCTTGAGGACCTCTTGTCAAAATTTTTATTCCTTGATCTTTTATGCACGATCCTAAGGACCTCTGATTAACTGATTTATGTCTGGATCTGTTATGCACGATCCCTATGACCTGGTACAAACTAAGTTATTTCTCCATCTTCTTTGCACGGTTCTGATGACCTCTTATCCACTGTTTCATTTTTCCATCTTTTATGCACGAACATGATGTCCTCTTTTCATTATAAccaaagtaaaataatttgatagCACTATTTAACTTGTTGTATTTACAGAGGTTCAAGGcgacaaaataaacaagagggagACATGTGGCAACAAGTACTATTACTACTATTGCGTTTCTTACACATACCCGTGTTCATACTTTTGCCGTTTGAACTACTACTGTAGAGATGATCGCAGATACTTGTACACTACTTATGGCTTCTATTGCCTGAACGGCTGTAATCCAGGTCCAAACAATCCAATATGTCCATAATACTAAAATTAGCAGTCcttatttttctacattttgtgACAGGTCTGCAACTCAATAGTTTAAAGCTATATGCTAAAACATTTTTAAGAGTTTACTTTCTTATCAATATCAATTTAAAGTTGCAATTAAGAAGTCGTTCTTGTCGTATATGCACATATGTTGATGTTTAAACGCAACCTACGAAACATCTGTATTAATTCctatatgtaacatttttatacgccTTTAACTTTTAGCTTTTGTGAAATGCAGAtgaattttacaaacaaaaaggattttcttacagatttgttttcaaaactttcACGTGCGTGTGAGTGTGTTTAATAAACTTTACTTTCATGAATTCATTCAACAACGTAAACGTCCGGGAAGCTTTTATAATCtcattttatcatcattatattaTTCCTTCTTACTGTGTTATTAGTTAAATGGTTTTCTAAAATTGTACGTTCGATTCAATCAAATTTGACATTTTCCAATGTTAGaattatctgaaacaaaataattcgCATTAAGTATCTTGCGTTTGTGTGTGGACTTTTAAACAGGACTACCGTGTAAACaatgaaataagttttataaGGTGGTAATGTAATCTCTGTTTGTGATGTTACATAATGAGTATGTGTTCATAATGCcattttttgcaagattttatgTCAGAATGTGAAGTTTGTTTACTGCTTACATGTATTCAGAATAAAACTCTGCTCAGCTTATATCGTGTTTGTTTAACCTTTTGTCTTGACTTGAATGAGAtatcatgatatgagccgtgccatgagaaaaccaacatagtgggtctgcgaccagcatggatccagaccagcctgcgcatccgcgcagtctggtcaggatccatgctgttcgcttttaaagcctattggaattggagaaactgttagcgaacagcatggatcctgaccagaatgcgcggatgcgcaggctggtctggatccatgctggtcgcaaacccactatgttggttttctcatggcatggctcaattatttattttttcccagATCTTTATCAAAGTTATTCTTGAACAGATATTGTTTTTCAATTGAAAGGAAATCCGGCTTGTCCTTGTTAATTCGTGCTTAGCTCCATGAGAGTTTTAGGTATTGTCTCATTACTTAGAGAATGTTTTATTTTGGGGTGGGGGTGGCTGCGGAGGGAGGGTTGGATGCAGTTTCTCCACAtagtttttcaatttatttgttacACGAAATACACGCATTTATAGTCTTTGTTTGAGTAATATAACAAAAGATGTATTACATTCCCTTTCGTTGCACAGTAATATGGTCAATATTGAGAGCCTCACTTAAAGGTGGTTTATCAGATTTTGGTCAGCTAATCGATTTGTTCCAAACTTTAACAACTAATCACTTACACTTTTTTGTGTTCACCACCTTCTTAATACATGTTAGATATTCACTGGAAATagttctgaaattttattttcctaGCCTTGTTGCcaaaccaagatagagttattttagcataagtataaaagGAGTTAATTGCATAAATtcgtaaaaagtaataaaatatacatttcaaatagggaTCTACCTAACTaggtaatgggtctttttgttccttaaataaatctctgacAAAATATACGAAAACCgaaaattgtcaaaaaatgttGCTCAGATGTGATTGACCATCTGACATGAAGAGTAATTATATACTGTTCAAATAGAAAACGTGGAAACtgcacaggtcgctcaacacgacagaaacgaaaacgTTGTAGGCTCGGTTccattgagcctgttcatggagtTAATCCCTATATGTAACATTTTAAAGTCAAAGTCTAACGTCGACAGCAATGATCTAAACACACTGACAAAAGTGTATGTTCCAAGGCAAACAGATCATTCCATGTGTTGTATATTGTGGTTTGTTTAAGATATATCATTTGTGTGTAAAGATAGTAATGCTGCTACCAAAGGGAAAAGGCCGAGAGTTAAATCGCCTGTCGAAAAAAAACAGAGTCGAAGCATCTGAAGTTATAATACACATTTGAACGAGAAGTTGCAAGCAGTTTGTGAAGGAAATACTTTTGACAGTGGCGTTcaacacaaacaaattttatcCAGACTTTTACTATTGCGTTTAATATGCATGGCAATTACCAGCACTTTAGATTGAGCTAGTAGACAAACTCCAATAGTTTCTACTTATGATAATATTCACAAGAGAACAATAAAAAGGCTTTCAATAACGAATAAAGTCTGAATGTAACGCACGATCATTTAAACTAGTTAGCTTGCAATCCACTTTCATTCTTCAACATATGGTCTTTTGTGCGTAAAAGAAATTCTTATAAAGTCCTCTGATATATTTCATCCACTGGGTGTACTTGGCCCCTTTACGGGTACACTttagctgaaaatagaaatatatttaaatggcTTTTTCCGgcggatcttcattaaatttggtccgTAGCATCCTTGCAAGGACCTATAAGTTTTGTTCAAAAAGGGACATTTGATCTGTGTTAAGCTTTTTATACTAAACATAGTTGTTACCGTCTATGATTCAGTGCGTAATACACAATATTCAAAGTCAAATAGTCAGTTTCAGGCGAACGAGTAAGAGCCACCATGGCCCTCCTGTTCTACTTTCTTTAATAATTCGAGGAAGTAGGGGCTGCCTCCTTGTTTCTTAACGTAGAAAAAGACAATTAGTAGAAAGCATGTGATCTTTTAAATTGTTTCATTGAACATTTCAAAGAAGACATCCTACCGTTGCATGATTTTAAAGCTGAAGAAAAATTTAATaccatattttactttacaaaccTTGTGCTTACTGTAATTTGATACCTATCAGACCTATATGTACCTTTCGTATTAcattctttattatttttaaaaggcATCAGTTCACTAAATAACTGAACTTCAGTCTACATAGAATGAACTTAAAATTTGTTCGGACAGACACTAGGAATAAAGCACCCAAAAGTGCTGTTTCGTAATAAAACACCCAACACACGAAGCCAAGACCTTAATTTACACTCACAATATCAATTGTTTACCATTTAATTACTGTTCCTCCTTTAAAAGCATGCTCAAACAaaagtaatttcattttcaagacTAGTACTTCTAATAACTTTTTACTGACCACAGATATTTTGCTTATTCGTCTCCCAACCGCATGCAAACCGATTTCTCTATTTTGAGGGGAAAAAACGTGTCAAAAATGcatatagaaataaaatcaatttcattCCTCCAAATCTAAGAATCAATGGATTTCCTCGGAATATGAATATATGATTAAGTTAACAGAAGTGTAAATAATCAAAACAAACACTTTCTTCTCAGAGATGGAACCAGTTGTTTCTGGCAGTGTGAGagaaaatggtattttttactttttaactcCCTTTCCTTTAGCAGAACTTAATTCTTCCTCGTACCTCaactcagttttgttatattttctggtcctttgggatcatggagaacattcaaggtaattataataaaatttcgctttaatagaattccacttaagtcggtgctaaggggcgtgagggtgttgcacatttcattatccctcatgaacagactcagttaaaccgagactgctattatggtggttggttgcgttctgtgcttctaaaggatcttttcacagattttattattcatcCAAGCTTCTTTTAGTAAGGTATCGTTAGGGAGTGGTTGCGCTTTTGGACTCGGGAGCGGGGACCtgataaatgtaaaattatatccATTGTTTCATTGCGTAATTTAGGCTGAATTCTTTTTGTCCTATAAGGAGCTGACATCCTaaggtaattttaatttcttgtgACTGAATTATTTAACCACTTTCAATACGTATCCTCATTTTTTACAAGAGAGacagaatgtcaaaatatataaacacCATAACAAATTACTTTACTCCAGCAGGATAAGTACGGAtcagtaaaacataaaatctgtaaaaagatcctttggaagtataaaatgccaccaagcagaataatagcagactcggtttgactgagtctgttcatgagaggcaatgaaatgtgcaacacctctcacacccctagcaccggcttaagaggaactctgttacacatatattgaatggactccatgacctcaaaggaccagaaaatataacaacactgcacCCAAATACGGGGAGATTTTTTACAGCCGTCACAAAAATTCCTCTAGTTATACAACTAGCAATATTTGGAAATGTTTGCTCATTACAGGGTCATAATTAAATAGACCAAGAGACCCTGATGTCCCTAAACCACCCAACTCAAACAGGTATATCAAGGAACTGTTCTGCTACATTACCTTTATATTcagatgaaaatatttgaaagttttctgcacaatcataaaagaaaaaatagacTCATCGTGGCAGCAAAgctttttgacaaatcaagatgGTTTAGAGGGTCATCAAaggaacatttttgtgaaattattttaaaatcaaaccaGTGTATCAGGAGGTTATGGcgtttgaactttttttcttctattattttgctttgacggccatgtttttaaaggcactggcctccaaaTCGTACGACAACATTtaaggtatcaggaaattaatgctttATTCCTTAAGAAAGCTTTggaacttaattactgacagccTTTATGTTATCGAAACACATTATTACAGAATtagttgcttttttttaaatttttacattgaaaatagaaaagcgtaacgctttactcaaggtaaactgccttagttaaaaatatttatatttaaagatCATTAAATACTTATTCTTCCATGATGTATTGGTCAAAACCGCGGGAAAGTCTTTATTGCCGCGTCACagtctaatgttcataatacgaccaacttcaattttaaagaaagatcattttcagccaaaatctggaggtcaaatcaaaataacataaacatacaATGGTAAATGGTCATCAATGGAATACCTCCATGAAATGATTTCGAAATCTGGCCAGCTGTTCCTGACAAAACCGTTTTTTAAATTTCCTACTATATAAATGACACGCCCCCTTGAGGCCAATTTTTTGATATATTAGAATTAACTTGTACAGTCTAGGCAGAGGGTCaaccaaggaacatttctgtgaaattatttcgaaaccAGATCAACGTTTAAGCAGTTGATGTAATTTGTAGATTTCTTATATTTCTAGCTCTAGCTgtcatgtttttgttgcattcgaaCAATTTGAATATTCTTTGTAAAGAGTCGAACAAGGAACAGTTGTATcgaattgttttaaaatctgacaagTCTCTGGCTGCCGTTGTAATTATCTGATAGTTCTTTCTAGAGATTCACCTAGGGaaaatttttatgaaatcatTAAAAATCGGACAAGCGATTTCGGATATTAGGATGTCCTTTGAagattttcttttacttttagcTCCGGCGACTCCTATGTGCAGCCAAGcaaaccgtttgaacaactttaaaagaGGACAGCCTATGTAACACTCAGACTAAAATTCATTAATTTCAAGGTAATGCTTTCAGAAGAGATACCGTTAGAAGAAAATGTTGATAGGCAGACATATCACAATGACTCACACTGTGCATGCTGTGCTCCTGTGAGCAAACAAATAAAGCAAatatatgacaaataaaattacttttttttttggttattgtcCTTGTGGTTTCATTTCATTGTGATTTAATGTATACATTTGTTATACTTCTCGCATTACTTGTACCATGTATGTCTGTGGCCTCAACTCAAGTAGATGTgtagaattcaatgccccgagtgaggctcgaaccaacatcgatgagggggaccttaaccactcggccgcggaggccccaAAAGACAAAAAGCAACGTTTTGGAATCTAATACATTTAGTTTAACAATAACACCTGAAGAGAACACTGCATGATTGAATGTAAATAATACCTGAAGAGAACACTGCACGATTGAATGTAAATAACAGATTTAGAAGGAAAATAGGATGATTTCCCTTCTGCTTTTTTCCGGATTTGgctcaaaaaagtaaatagatGGACTTATCAAAtgagtttcgaatctgacctaaaCTTTAAAGACCTAGACCTAggcggctgtaaaatgtttcCCCGTACTTGGCCTCAGGTTTATATTTCTAGTCTTTTGAGATTattgaaggggcctccgtggatgagtggttaagttcgctgacttcaaatcacttgcccctcatcgatgtgggttcgagcctcactcggggcgttgaaatctttatgtgaggaagtcatccagctggcttacggaaggtcagtagttctacccaggtgcccgctcgtgatgaaatagtgcacggatggggcacctgggttcttcctccaccaccaaagctggaaagtcgccatatgacctaaaattgtgtcggtgcgacgttaaatccaacaaaaaaaataaatatattgagaCTATTGAGCACATTCAATTTTACTGAAACGGAATTCAGCTTAAGGTGGTGCTAAGGAGCATTAGGGtggtttcattacctctcgtgaacagactcagtcaaatcgagtttGCTTTTATGTTACTTGGTAATGTTCTacgcttccaaatgatcttttcacagattttattaaccacCACAACAGCAGGCTTTTGGACTGTAAAAAGGTTTCCCGTACCTTGACTCAGTGCTATATTTTCTTGTTCGAAGGTATTATAGAGAACATTCAGCTGGTGCtaggggtgtgagaggtgttgcatatttcataacctctcatgaacagactcagtcaaaccgactGTGCTTTTGTATTTCTTGATTGCGTTCTATGCCTTCAAAGGATCTACTCATAGATTGTATTAACTGTCacagctgtaaaaagtctccctgtacttggattcagtgttaaaAGGATCTTTTCAAAGATGtatttgtaaaatagaaaaagtggaaactccactggTCGCTAAAcacggaaaaaaatgaaaatgatccaggctcggtttgattgagcatgttaTTGGACTGTAGTGGAAATAAATGCTACCGTCTACGTCTTCTATCCCCGGGTTAggaaaactcaacatttacacatgttacaagtaccaaaaacaatttacagacatccgcggatgtgtttatacggcggtgtatggtccccagttaaaataatgggcttgccctaaataagaaaacaatggacagaactaaataaactggactttagaaaggggatctgaggttatgtaGCCTGgttatcacagaaactgccagaagacaaaattaaaaggcagGGGTGATTATGCAATATCCAAAGCTATGAAAGTAGGAGTATTGGAACGACCAAAGCCGAAATGTCCAAGCTGAAAACAAGTACCCGTAACACAatataaaagtcgtgctgaacgatctgaaaagatcgagATATAACAGCTCAGATTGAATGTACGTGGGGACTTTTTGCGAGCGCAACACGGCACAAACAATATTCTTAGAACGTTTTATGGAGATGAGGAATAAAATGAGGCTTTTAGTGCGAGAAGGAAGTGTTACTACTGGAGTGTTTAAAAATCTCTATGACTTGTTTTTGACCCATGATGATACAGTTTCAAACTGAAACTAGATTTCATAAGGACAAACGACAAAGAATTATAACCGGTCACTGTGGATGtctataaaatgacattttaggTTATGTTTACACTTCAATAAGACAAATCATAgtaattaaaattgtttttacagGAAATGTGAAAATCAGAATGGAGAATGTCAAAACATTAATTTCAACAGTAAAGCTTTAATGTGAATGGTAAACTTCTGAAGTTACCAAATGGATGGAAGAACACAAGGATGCTGAATGAAGAATGGTTTTAGAAAATAATGAACTAAATATGTGTTGCGGTAATGAGAAAAGTAAACATAATGTCGagtatgtgcgtgaaattagccagagcagccagagtagccagagttcagccaaagtttagccagagtagccagagttcagccagaggtTAGTCAGAGTatccagagaagtcagaactctggttactctggctagccagagtagccagagttcagccagtgtagccagagtagccagagttcagccagagaagtcataactctgtttactctggctggccagagtagccagagttcagccagattagccagaactctggttactttggctggccagaatagccagagtttctaggtttttaacatgtttttgctactctgctcagccagagtaaccaggtcccatgttcacaaaagtttttcagtcttagctgaatttgattatgaaatctaataattgagccgtgccatgggaaaaccaacatagtggctttgcgaccagcatggatccagaccagcctgcgcatctgcgcagtctggtcaagatccatactggtcgcttttaaagcgtattggacttggagTAACTGTTAGCGGTCTGGATCTATTCTGGTCTCAAACACACtttgttgggtttctcatggcgcaactcgtatgtcatttctatctaaatagcgtctttaaaactgaatttcaagttaataactattttcaaatggctATTTAGagtaaccagagtagccagaaccctGGTCACTATGGCTGGTCAGAggagccagagtttagccagagaagcaagagtagccagaacactggttactttggctagccagagtagtcagagttcagccagatttctggctactctggctggccagagtagccgagtaaccaggatgtcaattgctctggctactttggctagccagaacagccagaatttctgagatgtccattggttctagctaccctggctagccagaatagaCACAgcaaaatactgtaatacctattgcgaaatgacccttttggtactctcaggtttgatttttcagtgttttatatgtatcaagtgtatcatcgtaccatcgtgcattgcggtttagtattaaataaaaagtcacgcttatccaaacggaacgccgtacatagtagtgtgaaaatggtgaaaagtcaactttcattactgaacaaaattgataggtaagactttgtcagattaaatgatatttaatagacaccgttatatattgaatgaccctcatacactatacttgatttttttaactcgtgtcactgtgtgacaaggtgaggttttgtgatcaacttttgtcttgtctgtgagattgagtcaggctctttgactgaacacagtacttattccattttatattgtaaaacatttaaaatcttttcaagtatcacaagacccagagcttagatattttgcaagaagcattggcaagtacatctctttcaaaattgttcaaatcatggagtccggggtcatattggatctgccttggggctttaagtttcacataaaataatatattaaatcctataaaatTATTCTTACTTTCCTTTAGGC
This window of the Mercenaria mercenaria strain notata chromosome 5, MADL_Memer_1, whole genome shotgun sequence genome carries:
- the LOC123556624 gene encoding uncharacterized protein LOC123556624, whose amino-acid sequence is MKPVIGMESGKAEIVTVTGMPEKVPEDRTKGCSSKRIAVSVIVGAVTLAIVAAVIIVSVYFGSKIATDSYKMARQTYKTDDGVVVEEETKVTETEVDVRVPNVAEVIYDFKNGLVVQRFASRETNAQTTCYAQYMNETQAPNTDPERYSDGEMDLYKKDSAEGTESVKWRITNKEVPDYMISENVARMCEGTKIFWMEKVQGDKINKRETCGNKYYYYYCVSYTYPCSYFCRLNYYCRDDRRYLYTTYGFYCLNGCNPGPNNPICP